The Methanomassiliicoccales archaeon genome has a segment encoding these proteins:
- a CDS encoding biotin/lipoate A/B protein ligase family protein: MPMLRLIDSGLCHPLYTVALEEAIMESCALGLMPPTLHLYSRDRPTVSLGYFEKVTEAVDMEAVMREDVFLVRRMSGGSTIFTDQGQLIFSLTIDQGALPRPEEAYALTCNVLISALGTLGLDAEHKPPNDVLVEGKKISGSAQTRKRGMILVHGTVLVDTDLDRMMRILRPRHDKHARGRTDMTCLREALGRPVDMAQVKNALVQAYAEALEQRVVPIPVNEREKERVKDLINEKYGKEEYILQF, translated from the coding sequence ATGCCAATGCTTCGGCTCATCGACTCCGGCCTCTGTCATCCTCTTTACACCGTCGCCCTGGAGGAGGCCATAATGGAATCATGCGCCCTGGGGCTCATGCCGCCCACGCTGCACCTGTACTCCCGGGACCGGCCGACGGTCTCCCTGGGATACTTCGAGAAGGTGACGGAAGCGGTGGACATGGAGGCGGTGATGCGCGAGGACGTGTTCCTGGTCCGCCGCATGTCCGGGGGCAGCACCATATTCACCGACCAGGGGCAGCTGATATTCTCGCTCACCATCGACCAAGGGGCGCTTCCCCGGCCGGAGGAGGCCTACGCACTTACTTGCAACGTCCTGATATCCGCCCTCGGCACCCTGGGGCTGGACGCGGAGCACAAGCCCCCCAACGACGTCCTGGTGGAAGGGAAGAAGATATCCGGCAGCGCCCAGACCCGGAAGCGCGGCATGATCCTGGTGCATGGGACGGTCCTGGTGGACACCGACCTGGACCGCATGATGCGCATCCTCCGCCCCCGCCATGATAAGCACGCCCGGGGCAGGACGGACATGACCTGCCTGAGGGAGGCGTTGGGACGGCCGGTGGACATGGCCCAGGTGAAGAACGCCCTGGTCCAGGCCTACGCCGAGGCGTTGGAGCAGAGGGTGGTCCCCATCCCGGTGAACGAAAGGGAGAAAGAGCGGGTCAAGGACCTGATAAATGAAAAGTATGGAAAGGAGGAGTACATCCTCCAGTTCTAA